The Methylomonas montana genome has a window encoding:
- the motA gene encoding flagellar motor stator protein MotA, whose amino-acid sequence MFVIIGYVVILGAVLGGFLMAGGHLGVLMQPVEFVIIMGAALGSFAASNSMNTIKASIAGGIGTLKSSRYTKDYYLELLMSFNALSQKARKEGLLSLEKVVDDPEGSAIFGEKIVQDHHLMEFICDKLRLILTGVDVNQLEDIMDAEIEVHHEEGHAPIKAVQRIADGMPAFGIVAAVMGVVHTMESVGIPPAELGKLIAAALVGTFLGILVSYGFVAPVAAVMEDRLEEEAGSYRCAQKGLLNCAKGTSPVMTVEFMRTTIPHHIRPGFTELEEQLKAAKG is encoded by the coding sequence ATGTTTGTGATCATTGGTTATGTAGTCATTTTGGGCGCCGTGTTGGGCGGCTTCCTGATGGCCGGCGGACATTTGGGCGTACTGATGCAGCCCGTCGAGTTTGTCATCATCATGGGTGCTGCCCTCGGTTCGTTTGCCGCCAGTAACTCGATGAACACGATCAAGGCTTCGATTGCCGGCGGCATCGGCACCCTGAAAAGCAGCCGTTACACCAAGGATTATTACCTGGAATTATTGATGAGTTTTAACGCCTTGAGCCAGAAGGCGCGTAAGGAAGGTTTGTTGTCGCTGGAAAAAGTCGTCGATGATCCGGAAGGCAGCGCCATTTTCGGTGAAAAAATCGTCCAAGATCACCATTTGATGGAATTTATCTGCGACAAGTTGCGTTTGATCCTGACCGGCGTCGATGTCAACCAATTGGAAGACATCATGGATGCCGAGATCGAAGTGCATCATGAAGAAGGCCACGCACCGATCAAGGCAGTACAGCGGATTGCCGACGGTATGCCGGCATTCGGTATCGTCGCGGCGGTGATGGGGGTGGTGCATACCATGGAGTCGGTGGGTATTCCGCCGGCGGAGCTGGGTAAATTGATTGCTGCGGCGTTGGTCGGTACTTTCTTGGGTATTCTGGTGTCCTACGGCTTCGTCGCGCCGGTGGCGGCGGTGATGGAGGATAGACTGGAAGAAGAAGCCGGTTCCTACCGCTGCGCGCAGAAAGGCTTGCTGAATTGCGCCAAAGGCACCTCGCCGGTGATGACGGTTGAATTCATGCGGACCACGATTCCGCATCATATCCGCCCCGGCTTTACCGAGTTGGAGGAACAGTTGAAGGCCGCTAAAGGATAA
- a CDS encoding polysaccharide biosynthesis protein, whose protein sequence is MIPLAWFGAYWLRFNLHEIPDEFFYSALLFLPFVIAIQVSLFWTFGLYRGVWRFSSLPDLIRIGKAVFTGIFIIAASLFLYDRLHGVPRSVVPLYVLILFSLLSIPRLVYRFWKERVFVERIGRRALIIGAGSAGEMLVRDLLANIDSGYIPVIFADDNHGKFKREIRGIRVAGNVEQIPALVEQWDIETVLIAVPSASDSQMRRIVEICEGCNIDFQTLPSVKELLSGAVTKANLRSVSIEDILGRAPVKLDWQGIKAHLHDKTILVTGGGGSIGSELCKQLARAQPRKLIVFDQCEFNLYKIDADLTRLFPNLSHQAVLGDVADPIAVQHLIAGQQPEIVFHAAAYKHVPLLEGQIREAVHNNLIGTKILAETAIAAGVARFVLISTDKAVNPTNVMGATKRAAEILCQNLDQTSVTRFTTVRFGNVLDSAGSVVPLFREQIKAGGPVTVTHPEITRYFMTIPEACQLIMQAETIGQGGEVFVLDMGEPVKITYLAEQMIRLSGKLPNKDIQISFVGLRPGEKLYEELFHDQEQLMATSHEKLRLAKARLYDSVEWAKQIENLQAACGQQDSQQLLAGLKLLVPEFDNGQGAIR, encoded by the coding sequence ATGATCCCGCTGGCCTGGTTCGGCGCGTATTGGCTACGCTTTAATCTGCATGAAATTCCCGATGAATTTTTTTATTCGGCCTTGTTATTTTTACCGTTTGTTATCGCCATCCAAGTCAGTTTGTTTTGGACGTTTGGTTTATATCGCGGCGTTTGGCGGTTTTCCTCGCTGCCTGATCTGATCCGGATCGGCAAAGCCGTGTTCACCGGTATCTTCATTATTGCCGCCAGTCTATTTTTATACGACCGGTTACACGGTGTACCGCGTTCGGTGGTCCCGCTTTATGTATTGATCCTGTTTTCCCTGTTGAGTATACCGCGCCTGGTGTACCGCTTCTGGAAGGAGCGAGTATTTGTCGAGCGTATTGGCCGGCGCGCACTGATTATCGGCGCGGGTTCTGCGGGTGAAATGCTGGTCAGGGATTTATTGGCGAACATAGACAGCGGTTACATCCCGGTGATTTTTGCGGACGACAATCACGGCAAATTCAAGCGCGAAATTCGCGGTATCCGTGTCGCCGGCAATGTCGAGCAAATACCGGCATTGGTCGAGCAATGGGATATCGAAACAGTGCTGATCGCGGTGCCGTCCGCCAGCGACAGCCAAATGCGCCGTATCGTGGAAATCTGCGAAGGCTGTAATATCGACTTTCAAACGCTGCCCTCGGTTAAGGAACTGCTGAGCGGCGCGGTCACCAAAGCCAACCTCAGAAGCGTTTCCATTGAAGATATTCTGGGCCGGGCGCCGGTCAAGCTGGACTGGCAAGGTATCAAGGCCCATTTGCATGACAAGACGATTCTAGTCACCGGCGGCGGCGGTTCGATAGGCTCCGAACTATGCAAACAGCTCGCCCGTGCCCAACCGCGCAAATTGATTGTGTTTGATCAATGCGAATTCAATTTGTACAAAATCGATGCGGATTTGACCCGCTTGTTCCCGAACTTATCACATCAAGCGGTGCTAGGCGATGTCGCCGACCCGATTGCGGTGCAACATTTAATCGCCGGGCAGCAACCGGAAATCGTGTTTCACGCCGCTGCTTATAAGCACGTACCTTTGCTGGAAGGTCAGATTCGCGAGGCGGTGCATAACAATCTGATCGGTACTAAAATCCTGGCCGAAACCGCAATCGCCGCTGGCGTGGCGCGCTTCGTATTGATTTCCACCGACAAGGCCGTCAATCCGACCAATGTGATGGGGGCGACCAAGCGCGCGGCGGAAATTCTCTGCCAAAACCTGGATCAGACCAGCGTCACTCGCTTTACCACGGTACGTTTCGGCAACGTTCTGGATTCGGCCGGCAGCGTGGTGCCGTTGTTTCGAGAACAAATCAAAGCCGGCGGCCCGGTCACCGTCACCCATCCGGAGATTACTCGCTACTTTATGACCATCCCGGAAGCCTGCCAGTTGATCATGCAAGCGGAAACCATAGGTCAAGGCGGGGAGGTATTCGTGCTGGACATGGGCGAGCCGGTGAAGATTACTTATCTGGCCGAACAAATGATTCGCCTGAGCGGCAAATTGCCCAATAAAGATATTCAGATCAGCTTTGTCGGTCTACGGCCCGGCGAAAAACTGTATGAAGAGTTGTTTCACGATCAGGAGCAATTGATGGCCACCAGCCATGAAAAATTGCGTTTGGCCAAGGCCCGACTCTATGACTCGGTGGAATGGGCTAAACAGATCGAAAATTTGCAGGCCGCCTGCGGGCAACAAGATAGCCAGCAGCTATTGGCGGGATTGAAACTGCTGGTGCCCGAATTCGACAACGGTCAAGGCGCTATCCGATAG
- the motB gene encoding flagellar motor protein MotB yields MAEQPIIIKKIKKKAGHGHHGGAWKIAYADFVTAMMAFFLLMWLLSSTDEKTKKGISEYFQNPFGVSITPGGGEGTGDRVSIIQGGGTDLKSQDEGQVHQGETPPAEQTPEDIEKLAEEQEKLKLEQLQEKIESMLDANAKLAEYKDQIKLETTPEGLKIQIIDAQNRPMFKLASSGIETYAQAILRELAPVINELPNKLSINGHTDSLPFPSNRTGYSNWELSSDRANVARRELTLGGLSEAKVLRVVGLASSIPYNKQSPDDPMNRRISIIVMNKKTENQVLHEGAEDKPNDGSTATPSLPPISPTIQQNTKISGTGQ; encoded by the coding sequence ATGGCCGAACAACCGATAATCATCAAGAAGATCAAAAAGAAGGCCGGGCACGGTCATCATGGCGGCGCCTGGAAAATCGCTTATGCCGACTTCGTGACCGCGATGATGGCGTTCTTTTTGTTGATGTGGTTGCTCAGTTCCACCGATGAAAAAACCAAAAAAGGTATTTCCGAATATTTTCAAAATCCGTTCGGGGTCTCGATCACGCCTGGCGGCGGCGAGGGTACCGGCGACAGAGTCAGTATCATCCAGGGCGGCGGCACCGACCTGAAGTCTCAAGACGAAGGCCAGGTTCATCAAGGCGAAACACCGCCTGCCGAACAGACGCCGGAAGACATCGAAAAACTGGCCGAGGAACAGGAAAAACTGAAGTTGGAACAACTTCAGGAAAAAATTGAATCGATGCTCGACGCCAACGCCAAGCTGGCTGAATACAAAGACCAGATCAAGCTGGAAACCACGCCGGAAGGCTTGAAAATCCAGATTATCGATGCACAAAACCGGCCGATGTTCAAACTGGCCAGTTCCGGGATCGAAACTTATGCGCAGGCCATCCTCCGGGAACTGGCACCGGTCATCAACGAACTGCCGAATAAACTCAGTATCAACGGCCATACCGACTCCTTACCGTTTCCAAGTAACCGGACCGGTTATTCCAACTGGGAATTATCCAGCGACCGGGCCAACGTGGCGCGCCGCGAGCTGACCTTGGGCGGGCTCAGCGAAGCAAAAGTGCTGCGCGTGGTCGGTCTGGCCTCCAGTATTCCCTATAATAAGCAAAGCCCGGACGATCCGATGAATCGGCGGATTTCGATTATCGTGATGAATAAAAAAACCGAGAATCAGGTATTACACGAGGGCGCGGAAGACAAACCCAATGACGGCAGCACTGCAACCCCGAGTCTTCCGCCTATCTCGCCCACGATACAGCAAAATACTAAAATTTCCGGGACTGGGCAGTAA
- a CDS encoding DUF411 domain-containing protein gives MKSLQLMGLLLCASFSLELAAEETGKPMEMTVYRSPTCGCCGKWLEHAKQSGFKINDVISEDMDAIKARFGIPEKLASCHTAVVDGYVVEGHVPAADIQKLLQSKAKVAGIAAPGMPMGSPGMEMGGQQDAYKVVSFDKEGKFEVFASHGNAN, from the coding sequence ATGAAATCGTTGCAATTAATGGGCCTGTTGCTGTGTGCCAGCTTCAGCCTGGAGCTGGCCGCAGAAGAAACCGGCAAACCGATGGAAATGACCGTTTACCGCAGCCCAACTTGCGGCTGTTGCGGCAAGTGGCTGGAACATGCCAAGCAAAGCGGCTTTAAGATCAACGATGTGATTAGCGAGGACATGGATGCCATCAAAGCCCGCTTTGGTATCCCCGAGAAATTGGCCTCCTGCCATACTGCCGTGGTAGACGGCTACGTTGTCGAAGGCCATGTGCCGGCCGCCGACATTCAAAAATTATTGCAAAGTAAGGCAAAAGTCGCCGGCATCGCCGCGCCCGGCATGCCGATGGGCAGCCCTGGCATGGAAATGGGCGGTCAACAGGACGCGTATAAAGTGGTTTCCTTCGATAAAGAGGGCAAGTTTGAGGTGTTTGCCAGCCATGGCAATGCCAATTAA
- a CDS encoding MraY family glycosyltransferase, whose protein sequence is MLLLFTVILLLAVILTGLIRRYALNNKVLDIPNHRSSHSVPTPRGGGLAIVLAFCAATLWLFFNRQLAGTTLALFASTLLVAAIGFCDDHGEVAARWRFFTHLLAAAVALLLMNGIPLLLIPAPFDAMLGRLTLNPGWLAYPLGILFLVWTLNLFNFMDGTDGIAASEALFVSSALAAYLFYIDRSLCTIALSLAAACGGFVIWNWPKAKIFMGDVGSGFLGLLLGILILLAAQQAAVLLYCGLILFGVFVVDASYTLSYRLFSGQKWYAAHCSHTYQLAAKRYGHLAVLLTCWVINLGWLLPLSLWIFIHPSHALAGLVLAYLPLIYLAYRFKAGHTEFIVP, encoded by the coding sequence GTGCTACTGCTTTTCACCGTTATTTTGCTGCTTGCCGTCATTCTGACCGGTCTGATTCGCCGCTACGCCTTAAACAACAAGGTGCTGGACATCCCCAATCATCGTAGTTCGCACAGCGTTCCGACTCCGCGCGGCGGCGGACTGGCGATCGTGCTGGCGTTTTGCGCCGCCACACTTTGGCTGTTTTTCAATCGTCAATTAGCCGGCACCACGCTCGCCCTATTCGCTTCCACGTTATTGGTAGCCGCCATCGGTTTTTGCGACGACCACGGCGAGGTCGCCGCCCGCTGGCGATTTTTCACGCATTTGCTGGCGGCAGCCGTCGCGCTACTATTGATGAACGGTATACCGCTTTTGTTGATACCGGCGCCTTTCGACGCCATGCTCGGCCGGCTGACCTTGAATCCGGGCTGGCTGGCTTATCCGCTCGGCATTTTGTTTTTAGTCTGGACCTTAAACCTGTTCAATTTCATGGACGGCACCGACGGCATAGCGGCCTCGGAAGCGCTGTTCGTTTCCTCGGCCTTGGCCGCTTATCTGTTTTATATCGATCGATCCTTGTGTACTATCGCCTTGAGCCTGGCTGCGGCTTGCGGCGGTTTTGTAATCTGGAATTGGCCGAAAGCTAAGATTTTCATGGGCGATGTCGGTAGCGGCTTTCTCGGCTTGCTGCTGGGCATATTGATTTTGCTGGCAGCCCAACAAGCGGCTGTGTTGTTGTATTGCGGCTTGATTTTATTTGGCGTGTTCGTGGTGGATGCCAGCTATACGCTAAGTTACCGGTTGTTCAGCGGCCAAAAATGGTATGCCGCGCATTGCTCGCACACCTATCAGCTCGCCGCCAAACGTTATGGTCATCTTGCGGTATTGCTGACTTGTTGGGTGATCAATCTGGGCTGGCTATTGCCGCTGTCGTTGTGGATATTCATCCATCCCAGCCATGCGCTGGCCGGCCTGGTGCTAGCCTACCTGCCGTTAATTTATCTGGCTTACCGGTTCAAGGCCGGCCACACCGAGTTTATTGTTCCGTGA
- a CDS encoding class I SAM-dependent methyltransferase, producing the protein MRLVKALLCQLLALAVVLALRLWAPAPITPWPAVILQALLAGLFSRWIGQPLWWLPMHLLFMPAVLLSQTFHLPAGWYLLGLLGLVLVFWGTVKGDVPLFLSSNAVSEALIAIVRREQARSFADIGAGLGTIVAPLATACPDVRILALERAPLPWLFSACRCRRHPNVRAKLASFWDLDLGQFDVVFAFLSPLVMARVGAKIRREMRGGSLFVSSSFPIPEGNPESVLDLADSRKTKLYCYRIAP; encoded by the coding sequence ATGCGTTTAGTCAAGGCTCTGCTCTGTCAGCTATTGGCTTTGGCCGTAGTGTTGGCACTTCGTTTATGGGCACCGGCGCCGATCACGCCTTGGCCAGCCGTGATCTTGCAGGCTCTATTGGCAGGGTTATTTTCGCGTTGGATCGGCCAACCGCTCTGGTGGCTGCCCATGCATTTGCTGTTCATGCCGGCAGTGTTGCTGAGCCAGACATTTCATTTGCCTGCTGGCTGGTATCTGCTGGGATTGCTGGGATTGGTCCTGGTATTTTGGGGGACGGTCAAAGGCGACGTGCCTTTATTTTTATCCTCCAACGCCGTCAGCGAGGCGCTGATAGCCATCGTTCGACGCGAACAGGCCCGCTCTTTTGCCGATATCGGCGCCGGCCTCGGTACCATAGTCGCGCCATTGGCGACTGCTTGCCCGGATGTGCGCATCCTGGCCTTGGAACGCGCACCGCTGCCGTGGCTATTTTCAGCTTGTCGTTGCCGTCGCCACCCGAATGTCCGTGCCAAACTCGCCAGTTTCTGGGATCTCGATTTGGGACAATTCGATGTGGTGTTTGCCTTTTTATCCCCCTTGGTCATGGCGAGGGTCGGCGCGAAGATTCGTCGGGAAATGCGGGGGGGCAGCTTGTTTGTGTCGTCCTCGTTTCCGATTCCGGAAGGTAACCCCGAGTCGGTATTGGATCTGGCGGATAGCCGTAAGACCAAGCTGTACTGCTATCGGATAGCGCCTTGA
- the hemE gene encoding uroporphyrinogen decarboxylase, with protein sequence MTNLQNDLFLKALLRQPVERTPVWMMRQAGRYLPEYREVRAKAGSFMQLCTNPELACEVTLQPVDRFGFDAAILFSDILTIPDAMGLGLSFAEGEGPQFAHPVRTAADIARLPIPDPETELRYVIDAVRLIKTNLHGRVPLIGFSGSPWTLATYMVEGKSSKSFQKVKSLMFEQPQLLHQMLDKLAQSVASYLNAQIAAGADAVMVFDTWGGILSHDDYLEFSLRYARQVRELLNTRHDGRQIPTILFTKGGGLWLEAMADAGYEALGLDWQTDIGQARARVGDRVALQGNMDPITLYAQPEVIREKVGKVLHGFGAGSGHVFNLGHGILPDINPEHVKAMVDAVRELSPQYHE encoded by the coding sequence ATGACTAACTTACAAAACGACTTATTCTTAAAAGCCTTGTTAAGACAGCCCGTCGAGCGCACCCCAGTCTGGATGATGCGCCAAGCCGGGCGTTATCTGCCCGAATATCGCGAAGTACGTGCCAAGGCCGGCAGTTTCATGCAGCTCTGTACCAATCCGGAACTGGCTTGCGAAGTGACCTTGCAACCCGTAGACCGATTCGGCTTCGATGCGGCGATTCTGTTTTCCGACATCCTGACCATTCCCGACGCGATGGGTTTGGGCTTGTCGTTTGCCGAGGGCGAGGGTCCGCAATTCGCGCATCCGGTCAGAACCGCCGCCGACATCGCCAGGCTACCGATTCCCGATCCGGAAACCGAATTACGCTATGTGATCGATGCGGTGCGTTTGATCAAAACCAATCTGCATGGCCGAGTGCCGTTGATCGGCTTTTCCGGCAGCCCGTGGACACTGGCTACCTACATGGTGGAAGGTAAAAGTAGCAAAAGCTTTCAAAAAGTTAAAAGCCTGATGTTCGAACAGCCGCAACTGTTGCATCAAATGCTGGATAAACTGGCGCAATCGGTCGCATCTTATCTGAATGCGCAAATCGCCGCCGGTGCCGATGCGGTGATGGTCTTCGATACCTGGGGCGGCATACTTAGCCATGATGATTACCTGGAGTTTTCCTTGCGTTATGCGCGGCAAGTGCGCGAGTTGCTGAACACTCGGCACGACGGCCGGCAGATTCCGACCATTCTATTCACCAAGGGCGGCGGATTGTGGCTGGAAGCAATGGCCGACGCCGGCTACGAGGCGCTGGGCCTGGACTGGCAAACCGACATCGGCCAAGCCCGCGCCCGAGTCGGCGACCGGGTGGCTTTGCAAGGCAATATGGACCCGATCACGCTCTATGCGCAACCCGAAGTGATACGCGAAAAAGTTGGCAAGGTACTACATGGTTTCGGTGCCGGCTCGGGACATGTATTCAACCTGGGACACGGTATTTTGCCGGATATTAATCCGGAACACGTCAAGGCGATGGTCGATGCGGTACGGGAATTGAGTCCGCAATATCACGAATGA
- a CDS encoding AAA family ATPase: MLDNDNLTYSYQRRSVVNNAERALITLERSQKLDLLLHLLANLQQSLIVCGPEGIGKTTLLETVRQNRKDLWEIALLSASPSSSFESLITDLLRSLNITKASAFDLSALREFCAKQKVVLLVDDAGTLVPGLISTLMEFADSLPGLRLVFAMSHDQFHIKSGTDKAVEDCHFIELPPLNKKQCGEYLQNLSAQPGAVISFNAIGDALVDDLYRDTHGIPGKILAELPKLADYQNRKSSRLGLWLAIVAILAGAGFVVKSLLPPEFAQQIAGNMPVAGQASSIDNATTENIASLPVLPVPTPQPVNEPAAEQTQVSTPTSEPALSAPAPSPTVVSVPAIPESKPEHLPETVNIQPASQPASSETGATPISATTTPAPTEPVVNKPEAANADPLPAAEPLPQQAVEKPIERKPVKPLPEGSERDWIMAQPPGNYTLQVMVLSNKDAAIRFQKKYADYRSGLKYYPINKGDQEKYVVIYGSFQTVAEAQAFKAVMPDEFKQALEKRFSAVQKESRR; encoded by the coding sequence ATGCTGGATAACGACAACCTGACCTACAGTTACCAGCGCAGATCGGTAGTCAATAACGCCGAACGGGCTTTGATTACCTTGGAACGCTCGCAAAAGCTGGATTTATTGCTGCATTTACTGGCCAATCTGCAACAATCGCTGATCGTCTGCGGCCCGGAAGGCATCGGTAAAACCACCCTGCTAGAGACGGTCCGCCAAAATCGCAAGGATCTCTGGGAGATTGCCTTGCTATCGGCATCGCCCAGCTCCAGTTTCGAGAGCCTGATCACCGATCTGTTGCGCAGTCTGAATATCACCAAGGCTTCCGCGTTTGATTTAAGTGCCTTGCGCGAATTCTGCGCGAAACAAAAAGTGGTCTTGTTAGTCGACGATGCCGGCACCCTGGTGCCGGGCCTGATCTCAACCCTGATGGAGTTTGCCGATTCGCTGCCGGGCCTGCGGCTGGTGTTTGCGATGAGCCACGACCAGTTTCACATCAAAAGCGGCACCGACAAGGCGGTGGAAGATTGCCATTTCATCGAACTGCCGCCACTCAATAAAAAACAGTGCGGCGAATATTTGCAAAACCTGTCGGCGCAACCCGGTGCGGTCATCTCATTTAATGCCATCGGCGACGCGTTGGTCGATGACTTATACCGCGATACCCACGGCATCCCCGGTAAGATTCTGGCGGAACTACCCAAACTGGCCGATTACCAAAACCGTAAAAGCAGCAGATTGGGGTTGTGGCTCGCGATTGTGGCCATCCTGGCCGGCGCTGGATTTGTGGTCAAATCTTTGTTGCCGCCGGAGTTCGCTCAACAAATCGCGGGCAACATGCCCGTTGCCGGCCAAGCTAGCAGCATCGACAATGCCACGACCGAAAACATCGCATCTTTGCCGGTCTTGCCAGTACCAACACCGCAACCGGTAAACGAGCCCGCTGCCGAACAAACTCAAGTTTCTACACCGACTTCGGAACCTGCGCTGTCGGCGCCGGCCCCGTCGCCAACGGTTGTTTCTGTCCCGGCCATACCGGAATCCAAGCCCGAGCATCTGCCGGAAACAGTGAATATCCAGCCGGCAAGCCAACCCGCATCAAGCGAAACCGGGGCCACTCCAATAAGTGCCACCACAACCCCGGCACCAACGGAACCGGTAGTTAACAAACCGGAAGCGGCCAACGCCGACCCATTACCGGCTGCCGAGCCACTGCCCCAACAAGCTGTCGAGAAACCAATCGAACGAAAACCGGTCAAGCCTTTGCCGGAAGGCAGCGAACGCGATTGGATCATGGCGCAACCGCCCGGCAACTACACCTTGCAAGTGATGGTGCTTTCCAATAAGGATGCTGCAATCCGGTTCCAGAAAAAATACGCCGATTACAGGAGCGGCTTGAAATATTACCCCATCAACAAAGGCGATCAGGAGAAATACGTGGTAATTTACGGCTCTTTCCAAACCGTCGCCGAAGCCCAGGCGTTTAAGGCAGTAATGCCCGACGAGTTTAAACAGGCGCTGGAAAAGCGCTTCAGTGCCGTGCAAAAAGAAAGCCGCCGCTGA
- a CDS encoding secondary thiamine-phosphate synthase enzyme YjbQ has product MWVQKRIQLPAKPRGFHLISREIIAQLPELDSIEIGLAHLFLQHTSASLAINENADADVRRDLESYFSRLVAENEPYYRHTFEGPDDMPAHIKTVMLGSSLTIPISDGQLALGVWQGVYLCEHRNHAGSRTIIVTLHGE; this is encoded by the coding sequence ATGTGGGTCCAAAAGCGCATCCAACTGCCTGCTAAACCGCGTGGCTTTCATCTGATAAGCCGCGAGATTATCGCTCAGCTGCCCGAACTCGACAGCATTGAAATCGGCCTGGCGCATCTGTTTTTACAACACACCTCGGCATCGCTAGCCATCAATGAGAACGCCGATGCCGATGTGCGCCGCGACCTGGAAAGCTATTTTTCCCGATTGGTCGCGGAAAATGAACCATATTACCGGCATACGTTCGAAGGACCGGACGACATGCCGGCCCATATTAAGACTGTTATGCTGGGCAGTTCGCTGACTATTCCGATCAGCGACGGCCAGCTGGCGCTGGGAGTCTGGCAAGGCGTCTATCTATGCGAGCATCGCAATCACGCGGGCAGTCGCACTATCATCGTTACGTTACACGGCGAATAA
- a CDS encoding NAD-dependent epimerase/dehydratase family protein produces MRFINPSPLKDIENMLTQGSQVLVSGASGFIGAELCLALRNRGCAVRTTGRSDGASIVLDMAKPDTYPPALCAGIEVVFHLAGKAHALAENRQDESEYRQINAEGTRKLLEAARDAGVKVFVFFSSVKAVGASGRPPQDETVIEPANDPYGASKYDAEQLVLHGGYVPHPVVLRPSMVYGNTEKGNLPRMIRAVRRGFFPPLPELANRRSMVHVKDLVAAAMLAAEKSSAAGQIYIVTDSHDYSTRQIFDQIRAELGRPRIDWSVPMPLLNALAKLGDGFGRLLGRRMPIDSDSLKKLTDSAWYSSDKICRELGFRPRHTLSEALPDIIRFLS; encoded by the coding sequence ATGCGGTTCATCAATCCCTCTCCATTAAAAGACATCGAGAATATGTTAACGCAGGGAAGCCAAGTCCTCGTCAGCGGTGCCAGCGGTTTTATCGGCGCCGAGCTTTGCTTGGCCTTGCGGAACCGGGGATGCGCGGTCAGAACGACCGGCCGCTCCGATGGCGCCAGCATAGTCTTGGATATGGCTAAGCCCGACACTTATCCGCCAGCCCTGTGCGCTGGAATCGAGGTGGTGTTCCATCTGGCCGGCAAGGCCCACGCCTTGGCGGAAAACAGGCAGGATGAATCGGAATATCGGCAAATCAACGCCGAAGGCACGCGTAAATTACTGGAAGCCGCTCGCGATGCCGGGGTAAAAGTTTTTGTATTTTTCAGCAGCGTTAAAGCGGTCGGCGCTAGCGGCCGGCCACCACAGGACGAAACTGTTATCGAACCAGCCAACGACCCGTATGGCGCATCCAAGTACGATGCCGAACAACTGGTCTTGCACGGCGGCTATGTGCCTCATCCGGTCGTGTTGCGGCCCAGCATGGTCTACGGCAATACCGAGAAAGGCAATTTGCCGCGCATGATCAGGGCCGTGCGTCGAGGTTTTTTCCCACCGTTACCGGAATTGGCAAACCGGCGGTCGATGGTGCATGTCAAAGATCTAGTAGCTGCGGCAATGCTAGCCGCGGAAAAATCCTCGGCGGCCGGCCAAATCTACATCGTCACCGATAGCCATGACTATTCCACCCGACAGATTTTCGATCAGATCAGAGCGGAGCTGGGCAGGCCGCGCATCGATTGGTCAGTGCCGATGCCGTTATTAAATGCCTTGGCCAAATTGGGCGACGGTTTCGGCCGGCTGCTGGGAAGGCGAATGCCGATCGACAGCGACAGCCTGAAAAAATTAACCGATTCGGCCTGGTATTCGTCTGATAAAATCTGCCGCGAGCTGGGCTTTCGGCCCCGACATACGCTTTCCGAAGCCCTGCCTGACATTATTCGCTTTCTCAGTTAA